The genomic stretch TTGCGTTGCCGTTTCAGGGCCAAAATTCCATAAACTTTCATAAAAGAAAAATCCTACTCCTCCAAAACCTTTTTCTCTGGTGGAATTTACCTGCTCATTAATTAAATCAAAACCGATTGATCGACCTTTTAAGCCTGTTAAAATACCGATAGCAGTGGGAATATGATCTTTAGCCAATTTTAAGTCTTTTTGAGCTAATTCTCTATTAAAAGAATCCATATTATTACGATAAATTTGCACAATTAATTCTTCGACTAAACCTTTTCTTTCCCATTTTGCCCAATCCATTAAAAACTCATTTTTAGAAAACTCTTGAGGATTGGGAGAAACTGAGACAATTACATTATTTTTTACCTGTTTAATTAACTTAAATAAAGTCTCCATATAATTAGTAATTTTATCTGCTCGCCATTGTATCCAATCGGGATTTTTAGAATCTAATGGAGGTAAATTTCCTTGATGTTCTCTACGATATAATTCTACTGTATAAGGATCATAACCAAATTGAGAAGGATAACCAAAATGATCATCGACTTGGATACCATCAATATCATATTTACTGACAATTTCTAAGATTAAATCAGCGATAAAATTTTGTACTTCTGGATTCAAGGGATTTAACCAAACTCTTTCATGAACATTTCCTTCTAACCAAATTTTACTACCGTCTTGTCTTTGAGTTAACCATTGTGGGTGAAGTTTAGCTAACTGAGAATCTGCTGGTGCCATAAATCCAAATTCAAACCAAGGTATCACTGCTATTTTTCTACTATGAGATTCTTTAATGATTTCTGTTAATACATCTCGATTTTGTAATCCTTCTGTGGGATCAATTTTTATGCCCGTGATATTTTCTGCTACTTGACTAGGATATAAGGTATAACCCCAATTCCATAAGGTGGGATATACTGTGTTAAAGTTTAGTTGGTTTAAAGTTTCGATCGCATTTTTAGTTTTGTCTTTTGAGAATAAAACATCACTGTCAATATTTGTTAGCCAAACACCTCTAATTTCTCTATTTTTCAGGGGTTGACTATAGGAAATTTGACTAATACTATAAATAAGAATAAGAGTCAAAAAAAATACTAAAATTAGGCGAAAAAGTCTCATATTTTAAAATTTAATTAAGTTTCATTACAAGGGTATAATTTTTGAAAAAATAGCTACAAATAAAAGATACCATAGATACCAAAATTACTATTTTATTCCGTTATCGATCGTTTATGACACCAGAACAAATACAAGAAGTAAAAAATCTTAGAGAGTTAGGATTATCTCCCAAACAAATTGCTCGTAAATTAGGTGTACGCCCTGTTGCTATCACTGCAATTATACAAAAACAAGGAGAAGAAGAATATTTGGCAAAAGTAGAAAAAGGAGAATTATCCCCTCTAAAACATTGTGTCATTAATAAAAGTGCCGCTCAACATTTATTACAATCTCATAAACCGAAAAATTCTTCGGAAGAATTAGATAATATAGGTTTTGCCCAAATTTTAGTTACCAGAATTGAACGTAATAAATTGTGTGTATGTAGTAGTCTAGTCGATATTTACTGTCTTGGAGTTAAGGATGCGATCGAGCCTAGAAGAATGGATATTATTCAGTATCAGAATTTTTTACGGGAAGTTTATCGAAATTTTGAGGGTGGCTATGTAGAGATTACCCTTGAAGAAGCACAATCAATTATTTTCGGTGCGATAGAATACGCTGATAAGCTAGGATTCAAACCTCATAAAGATTTTGAAGCAGTTAAACCCCTCTTGGGTACACCCCCAGACAAACTATTATCGATGGAATTTGGTAAGGATGGAAAGCCTTTTTATATAAGTGGCCCCTATGATAATGAGAAAAAAATCATTAATACTCTAAAACAAAGTGTCGGAGAAGGTAATTTTAAATATATGATGGCATTGTAATTTTAGCAATTATAATTGATGATAGTTGGGAATAGGGTATCGCTAATTGTCATGAAATTAAACTTAATACCTACTCCCCATCAAAAGACTTTTTCAGCACCCCCTATTTATTCAGCATATCCTCAAAATGACGATAATAGGCTGAGATAATCACCAAAAGCCTATTATCTAACAACTATTAAACTACAACAATATCCTGATTCGTCATGGCTAATCCCGTACTTAAAGTGGCAATTTGTACAGCCCCCGTTGCACCATTACCATCAGAATCAAAGAAAAATGCACCACTACTGGAATTATAGATGAAACGATCGGTGGAAGCGGTTGCCGATGAACCGACACGGAATTGATTTAATGGTAAAGTACCCAAGGATAAACCACCACCAAAACCATTACGACGAACCAAAATAGTATCATCACTAACGCTAAAGTCTGTAATAGTATCAACTCCTTCATTCACAGTAGTAAAACGGAAAGAGTCAGCACCAGTGCCACCGATGAGACTATCATTTCCTAATCCACCAGTAAGAGTGTCATTGCCACCACGGCCATTTAAGGTATCATTTCCTTCTCCTCCCGTGAGAGTATTGTCAAGGTTATTCCCCGTGAGACTATTATTAAGGGTGTTTCCTGTACCATTAATATTTGTTGCTCCTTCTAACACCAGATTTTCGACATTTGCTCCCAGAGTGTAGGTAATGGTTGATCGTACGGTATCTGTACCCTCATTGGCATTTTCTCCCACTTGATCCCCTGTGGCATCTACATAAAAAGTATCATTTCCCGTACCACCAATCATGGAATCATTGCCAATACCACCAGTAAGAGTATCATTGCCACCACGTCCATTAACCGTATCATTTCCCGTACCACCATTAAGAAGGTTATCAAGATTATTCCCTGTAAGACTATTATTGAGGGTGTTTCCTGTACCGTTGATATTTGTTGCTCCTTCTAACACCAGATTTTCGACATTTGCTCCCAGAGTGTAGGTAATGGTTGATCGTACGGTATCTGTACCCTCATTGGCATTTTCTCCCACTTGATCCCCTGTGGCATCTATATAGAAAGTATCATTGCCCGTACCACCAATCATGGAATCATTACCAATACCACCGGTAAGAGTATCATCACCACCACGCCCATTGAGAGTATCATTTCCCGTACCACCAGTCAGAAGGTTATTAAAGTTATTCCCCGTGAGACTATTATTAAGGGTGTTTCCTGTACCGTTGATATTTGCTGTACCTTCTAACACCAGATTTTCGACATTTGCTCCCAGAGTGTAGGTAATGGTTGATCGTACGGTATCTGTACCCTCATTGGCATTTTCTCCCACTTGATCCCCTGTGGCATCTACATAGAAAGTATCATTGCCCGTACCACCAATCATGGAATCATTACCAATACCACCAGTTAGAGTATCATTGCCACCACGTCCATTTAAGGTATCATTTCCTTCTCCACCAGTCAGAAGGTTATTAAGGTTATTACCTGTAATATTGTTCCGTAAAGTGTTTCCTGTGCCATTGATGTTTCCTGTTCCCTCCAGCACCAGATATTCTACATTTGTTCCTAAAGTGTAAGTAATAGTCGATCGTACCGTATCATTACCCTCACTCAATAATTCTACGACTTGATCCCCTGTGGCATCTACATAATAGGTATCATTGCCCGTACCACCGATCATGGAATCGTTGCCATCTCCACCAGTCAGAGTATCATTGCCATCTCCACCGGTGAGAGTATCATTGCCATCTCCACCGAATAAGTTATTTTGTCCTATGCCATAACCAGCATCATAGATATAGTCATTGCCGTTACCGCCATTCAGGGTATCATTACCAACACCGCCGTCAACGTAGTCGTTACCATCTCCTCCCACTAGGTTATTATTGCCATCATTACCAAAAATACTATTATTGAGAGTGTTTCCTGTGCCGTTAATATTACCAGCACCTGTTAAAATTAGGTCTTCTACATTTGTTTCTAGAGTATAGGTGATGCTTGAGAGTACTGTATCTGTACCCTCATTGGACAATTCTACTACTTGATCTCCTGTGGCATCTACATAGTAGGTATCATTGCCCGTACCACCAATCATGGAATCATTGCCAATACCACCAGTGAGAGTATCATTACCACCACGTCCATTCAGAGTATCATTTCCTTCTCCACCACTCAGAAGGTTATTAAGGTTATTACCTGTAATATTGTTCCGTAAAGTGTTTCCTGTGCCATTGATGTTTCCTGTTCCCTCCA from Geminocystis sp. NIES-3709 encodes the following:
- a CDS encoding glycoside hydrolase family 10 protein, translating into MRLFRLILVFFLTLILIYSISQISYSQPLKNREIRGVWLTNIDSDVLFSKDKTKNAIETLNQLNFNTVYPTLWNWGYTLYPSQVAENITGIKIDPTEGLQNRDVLTEIIKESHSRKIAVIPWFEFGFMAPADSQLAKLHPQWLTQRQDGSKIWLEGNVHERVWLNPLNPEVQNFIADLILEIVSKYDIDGIQVDDHFGYPSQFGYDPYTVELYRREHQGNLPPLDSKNPDWIQWRADKITNYMETLFKLIKQVKNNVIVSVSPNPQEFSKNEFLMDWAKWERKGLVEELIVQIYRNNMDSFNRELAQKDLKLAKDHIPTAIGILTGLKGRSIGFDLINEQVNSTREKGFGGVGFFFYESLWNFGPETATQRQSFLQNLFSQKLDRFTINN